The Streptomyces uncialis genomic interval ACTCCCTGGGGGCACTGGCCGCGGACTGCGTCAGCGCCTTCCTCGACGAGGGCACCACCATCGCGGTCGGCCTGTCGGGATCGGTCGCCACGATCCCCGAACATCTGCGGCCCTCGTCCGCCCCGGACGTCAACTTCGTCCCGCTCACCGGGAGCAAGGGCGGTATCTCCCGGGCCGCCAGCTCCCATGAACTCGCCCTCGCCTTCGCCGCCGCCGCGGGCGGGCACGCCTACCACCTCCCCGCCCCGCTGCTGGCCCGCTCCGCCGAGGCCGCCCGGGTGTGGCGCGAGGACCCGGCCGTCCAGGAAACCCTGGAACGCGCGGTCTCGGCGGACGCGCTGATCGCCGGGATCGGCGGGACGACCGCCGACGCCGGTCTGCTCGTCCAGGGCCTGACCGCCACCGAGCTCGCGGGCATCCGCGCGCGCGGCGCGGTGGGGGATATCTCCGGCCGCTTCTTCGACGCGGACGGCGCCGCCGTGCCGGGCGAGGTGGACGAACGGCTCATCGGACTGAGCCTGGAGCAGCTGCGGGCGGTACCCGTCCGGATCGGGGTCGCCCGGGGGGCGGCCAAACGCCAGGCCCTGGAGGTGGCGCTGCGCCAGGGCCTCATCAATGTCCTGGTGACCGACGCCGCCACCGCGGAGGAACTGCTGGCAGCCGCCGGCGTGGCGCCGAACGCGCCGTCATGAACACCCCGAGCGGCCGGACCGTCCGACGGCCCGCCGCCGTACGAAAGGACATGATGTGAAGCCGGTTCATACCCGCGAGGACCTGTGCGAGCGGCTGGCCGAGGTCGGCCGGATCGCCGTGGAACGCGGACTGGTGCTCGCCAGCGGGGGAAACCTGTCGGCGCGGCTGCCCGGCGGCGACGAGTTCGTCGTCACCGGCGCGGGCACCTGGCTCGACCGCCTGGAGGAGGCGGACTTCACCGTGATGACGCTCGCCGGGGAACGGACGGGTGGCGCGGCGAAGCCGTCCAGCGAGTGGAAGCTGCACCAGCGCACGTACCAGGTGCGCCCGGACGTCAACTGCGTGGTGCATCTGCACCCCCAGCACGCGGTCCTCCTCGACGCGGTCGGCGCGCCGATCCGGCTGATCAGCCTCGACCACGCCTACTACGTCCGCTCCGTCGGTACGGTGCCGTACCACCCCAACGGCTCCGACGAACTCGCCGAGGCCGCGGCCGAGCAGGCGCTGC includes:
- a CDS encoding class II aldolase/adducin family protein — its product is MKPVHTREDLCERLAEVGRIAVERGLVLASGGNLSARLPGGDEFVVTGAGTWLDRLEEADFTVMTLAGERTGGAAKPSSEWKLHQRTYQVRPDVNCVVHLHPQHAVLLDAVGAPIRLISLDHAYYVRSVGTVPYHPNGSDELAEAAAEQALRHDCMVLSHHGCSSLGADIGMAFRRAMNLEEAAVATYRALALGDTTAAFPSEALASLHHA
- a CDS encoding sugar-binding transcriptional regulator; amino-acid sequence: MERATGQKRPPLGKIARLYYEHGLTHQEIADLCGLSRIKVTRLLAEARRVGIVEITVHSDDHLFVGLESALGSAYALRQAWVGPAFDDESRAAHSLGALAADCVSAFLDEGTTIAVGLSGSVATIPEHLRPSSAPDVNFVPLTGSKGGISRAASSHELALAFAAAAGGHAYHLPAPLLARSAEAARVWREDPAVQETLERAVSADALIAGIGGTTADAGLLVQGLTATELAGIRARGAVGDISGRFFDADGAAVPGEVDERLIGLSLEQLRAVPVRIGVARGAAKRQALEVALRQGLINVLVTDAATAEELLAAAGVAPNAPS